The following coding sequences lie in one Nonomuraea muscovyensis genomic window:
- a CDS encoding carbohydrate ABC transporter permease: protein MARTKGYWWYLAPSLVLFLAVIVAPFLMNLATSFTRWTGVGTPKWAGLDNYARLIEDERFWQSFQHNVGLIVAMAIVPTVLGLVLAAALFDYIGRRFGTRTAAALRAMYYLPQVLPVAVAGVVWGWMLHPSYGAVNQMFGLRLDWLGDPDLALATVMAVMVWFQLGYPVVIFMAGLQRADPALHEAAEIDGASWWRRFWHITIPQIRPETFVVLLTCTIAALKVFGPIFVLTRGGPGNATMVPSYFSYLNFFQKSNVGYGSAIATVLALVIIVVTFLFLRVQERAR from the coding sequence ATGGCGCGCACCAAGGGCTACTGGTGGTACCTCGCACCGAGCCTGGTCCTGTTCCTCGCCGTGATCGTGGCGCCGTTCCTGATGAACCTCGCCACGAGCTTCACCCGCTGGACGGGGGTGGGCACGCCGAAGTGGGCCGGGCTGGACAACTACGCCCGGCTCATCGAGGACGAGCGGTTCTGGCAGTCGTTCCAGCACAACGTGGGCCTCATCGTGGCCATGGCGATCGTGCCGACCGTCCTCGGGCTGGTGCTGGCCGCCGCCCTGTTCGACTACATCGGCCGGAGGTTCGGCACCCGCACGGCCGCCGCGCTGCGCGCGATGTACTACCTGCCGCAGGTGCTGCCCGTGGCGGTGGCGGGCGTGGTGTGGGGCTGGATGCTGCACCCGTCGTACGGGGCCGTCAACCAGATGTTCGGGCTGCGGCTCGACTGGCTCGGCGACCCGGACCTCGCTCTGGCCACGGTGATGGCCGTCATGGTGTGGTTCCAGCTCGGCTATCCCGTCGTGATCTTCATGGCCGGGCTGCAGCGGGCGGACCCCGCCCTGCACGAGGCGGCCGAGATCGACGGGGCCTCGTGGTGGCGCAGGTTCTGGCACATCACGATCCCCCAGATCCGGCCGGAGACGTTCGTGGTGCTGCTGACCTGCACGATCGCCGCGCTGAAGGTCTTCGGGCCGATCTTCGTGCTGACCCGCGGCGGGCCCGGCAACGCCACCATGGTGCCGTCGTACTTCTCCTACCTGAACTTCTTCCAGAAGAGCAACGTCGGGTACGGCTCGGCCATCGCCACGGTGCTGGCCCTGGTCATCATCGTGGTGACGTTCCTGTTCCTGCGCGTGCAGGAGCGTGCCCGGTGA
- a CDS encoding NAD(P)H-quinone dehydrogenase has product MTRIVIIGGGPGGYEAALVAAQLGAQVTMVEQDGPGGACVLTDCVPSKTLIATSVRKQALLDAPSLGISYSGGPDGDIGAATVDLPLVNKRVKELAQAQSADIAARVAAEGVEIVKARGRLVDPQVVKAGDRTIRADVVLVATGATPRVLPGAEPDGERILTWRQLYDLEELPEHLIVVGSGVTGAEFAGAYRSLGCEVTLVSSRDRMMPNEDADGAEVLEEVYRRRGMNVMGRSRASSVKRTANGVVVTLEDGRTAEGSHALMTVGMVPNTGGMGLEEAGVQLDKYGFVKVDKVSRTSAPGVYAAGDCTGVLMLASVAAMQGRIAVWHALGEAVQPLRLATVASNIFTDPEIAAVGVAQRAIEAGEIEANVVKLPLATNARAKMSGFHDGFVKLFCRPHTGIVLGGVVVAPRASELILAVSVAVQQRLTVDQLAHTFAVYPSLSGSITEAARRLMQPEAALGI; this is encoded by the coding sequence GTGACTAGGATCGTGATCATCGGCGGCGGACCGGGCGGCTACGAGGCGGCGCTGGTGGCGGCGCAGCTAGGCGCGCAGGTCACGATGGTCGAGCAGGACGGCCCGGGCGGAGCCTGCGTGCTCACCGACTGCGTGCCGTCCAAGACGCTGATCGCGACCTCGGTCCGCAAGCAGGCCCTGCTCGACGCCCCGTCGCTGGGCATCAGCTACTCCGGCGGTCCCGACGGCGACATCGGCGCGGCCACGGTCGACCTGCCCCTGGTCAACAAACGCGTCAAGGAGCTCGCCCAGGCCCAGTCGGCCGACATCGCGGCCCGCGTCGCGGCCGAGGGCGTGGAGATCGTCAAGGCGCGCGGCCGGCTGGTCGACCCGCAGGTGGTCAAGGCGGGCGACCGGACGATCAGGGCCGACGTGGTGCTGGTGGCCACCGGCGCCACCCCGCGCGTGCTGCCCGGCGCCGAGCCCGACGGCGAGCGCATCCTCACCTGGCGCCAGCTCTACGACCTGGAGGAGCTGCCCGAGCACCTCATCGTCGTCGGGTCCGGCGTGACGGGCGCGGAGTTCGCGGGCGCCTACCGCTCGCTCGGCTGCGAGGTGACGCTGGTCTCCAGCCGCGACCGCATGATGCCCAACGAGGACGCCGACGGCGCCGAGGTGCTCGAAGAGGTCTACCGCCGCCGCGGCATGAACGTCATGGGCCGCTCGCGCGCCTCCTCCGTCAAGCGCACGGCGAACGGCGTCGTGGTGACCCTGGAGGACGGCCGCACCGCCGAGGGCTCCCACGCGCTGATGACGGTCGGCATGGTGCCCAACACCGGCGGCATGGGCCTGGAGGAGGCCGGGGTCCAGCTCGACAAGTACGGTTTCGTCAAGGTCGACAAGGTCTCGCGCACCTCCGCGCCGGGCGTCTACGCCGCCGGTGACTGCACGGGCGTGCTCATGCTGGCCTCCGTCGCGGCCATGCAGGGCCGCATCGCGGTCTGGCACGCGCTCGGCGAGGCCGTCCAGCCGCTGCGGCTGGCCACGGTGGCCTCCAACATCTTCACCGACCCCGAGATCGCCGCGGTGGGCGTGGCGCAGCGGGCCATCGAGGCGGGCGAGATCGAGGCCAACGTGGTCAAGCTGCCGCTGGCGACCAACGCCCGCGCCAAGATGTCGGGCTTCCACGACGGGTTCGTCAAGCTGTTCTGCCGGCCGCACACCGGCATCGTGCTCGGCGGCGTGGTGGTGGCGCCGCGCGCGTCGGAGCTGATCCTGGCGGTGTCGGTGGCGGTGCAGCAGCGCCTCACCGTGGACCAGCTCGCGCACACGTTCGCGGTCTACCCCTCGCTGTCCGGCTCGATCACCGAGGCGGCCCGCCGGCTCATGCAGCCCGAGGCCGCGCTCGGCATCTGA
- a CDS encoding TIM-barrel domain-containing protein, whose translation MPYRPPLVAHEYFVADPPELPVRERGEGGLSALATAELVAAGEAGVMLKATTGTEETLVVQVGVAGEGVIRVRLSEDADARPRSERAIPLVRPGTYAGARAEAAPGEPIVVDAGSLRAEISLSPWHLRFTDASGTTLLEQDRGHTDISGRLRTLPFGRSTADGSPVAYHESFAAPPDEAFAGFGESFAPLDKRGQRPLMWNFDAFGAESQRAYKNIPLYVSSRGYGVLVDSGAPTEFDMCQSTHSVVQIVVPDDVLDYYVIAGPTPPEVLDRYNGLTSRPELPPKWAFGTWISSGFFVDTQERVLARARTIREKGIPCDVLHLDCYWQTEGHWSDLRWDPDRFPDPGAMLAELDRMGFKVCLWMNPYVSHLSPAFREAAEAGYFLRTPGGEPYVADCWHGSYPPCGIVDLTNPEAVAWFKDLLRPLLRQGVQTFKTDFAEGVPHDAVAANGMTGTDLHNVYTLLFNDAVAEVTHEVHGHSLVWARSSFLGGQRHSAQWGGDTYTSYAAMGSTLRGGLAHGLSGVPFWSHDAGGFTGRPTDDLYVRWTQFGALSPLLRLHGTTSREPWEFPAVEEHAVAALRLRYRLMPYLYSAAVEAARTGAPMMRALCVDYPGDPVAWQADLEYLLGRDLLVAPMTAPEGTRQVYLPHGEWVDYWTGEVLTGSRYVRVAKPLEQIPIFVRHGALIPVTTPGDTVGTPDEITLVAFGGGHSHTRIHDTDGDTAVVATRDGDTLHVAVTGPKRIAAVEFAPVTGAPGRAVISQETS comes from the coding sequence ATGCCCTACCGTCCCCCGCTGGTCGCGCACGAGTACTTTGTCGCCGACCCGCCCGAGCTGCCCGTGCGCGAACGGGGCGAGGGCGGTCTGTCGGCGCTGGCCACCGCCGAGCTGGTCGCGGCCGGCGAGGCCGGGGTGATGCTCAAGGCGACGACCGGCACCGAGGAGACCCTCGTGGTCCAGGTCGGCGTGGCGGGCGAAGGGGTGATCCGGGTCCGGCTGAGCGAGGACGCCGACGCCCGCCCCCGCTCGGAGCGGGCGATCCCCCTCGTGCGGCCCGGCACGTACGCCGGAGCGCGGGCCGAGGCGGCGCCCGGCGAGCCGATCGTCGTCGACGCCGGATCGCTGCGCGCCGAGATCAGCCTGTCACCCTGGCACCTGCGCTTCACCGACGCCTCCGGCACCACGCTGCTGGAGCAGGACCGCGGCCACACCGACATCAGTGGCCGGCTGCGCACGCTGCCGTTCGGCCGCTCCACCGCCGACGGCTCGCCGGTCGCCTACCACGAGAGCTTCGCCGCCCCGCCCGACGAGGCGTTCGCCGGCTTCGGCGAGTCGTTCGCGCCCCTCGACAAGCGCGGCCAGCGCCCGCTCATGTGGAACTTCGACGCCTTCGGCGCCGAGTCGCAGCGGGCCTACAAGAACATCCCCCTGTACGTGTCGAGCCGGGGCTACGGCGTGCTCGTGGACAGCGGCGCGCCGACGGAGTTCGACATGTGCCAGTCGACGCACAGCGTGGTCCAGATCGTGGTGCCGGACGACGTGCTCGACTACTACGTGATCGCCGGCCCGACCCCGCCCGAGGTGCTGGACCGCTACAACGGGCTGACCAGCCGGCCGGAGCTGCCGCCGAAGTGGGCGTTCGGCACCTGGATCTCGTCCGGGTTCTTCGTCGACACCCAGGAACGGGTGCTGGCCAGGGCGCGCACGATCAGGGAGAAGGGCATCCCCTGCGACGTGCTGCACCTCGACTGCTACTGGCAGACCGAGGGCCACTGGTCCGACCTGCGCTGGGACCCGGACCGCTTCCCCGACCCCGGCGCGATGCTGGCCGAGCTGGACCGGATGGGGTTCAAGGTCTGCCTGTGGATGAACCCCTACGTCTCCCACCTCAGCCCGGCCTTCCGTGAGGCGGCCGAGGCCGGCTACTTCCTGAGGACGCCCGGCGGCGAGCCGTACGTGGCCGACTGCTGGCACGGCTCCTACCCGCCCTGCGGGATCGTCGACCTCACCAACCCCGAGGCGGTCGCCTGGTTCAAGGACCTGCTCCGCCCGCTGCTCCGGCAGGGCGTGCAGACGTTCAAGACCGACTTCGCCGAGGGCGTGCCGCACGACGCCGTCGCCGCCAACGGCATGACCGGCACCGACCTGCACAACGTCTACACGCTGCTGTTCAACGACGCCGTCGCCGAGGTCACCCACGAGGTCCACGGGCACAGCCTGGTCTGGGCGCGCTCGTCGTTCCTCGGCGGGCAGCGGCACAGCGCCCAGTGGGGCGGCGACACCTACACGAGCTACGCGGCCATGGGCAGCACGCTGCGCGGCGGGCTGGCGCACGGCCTGTCGGGCGTGCCGTTCTGGAGCCACGACGCCGGCGGCTTCACCGGCAGGCCGACCGACGACCTGTACGTCCGCTGGACCCAGTTCGGCGCCCTGTCGCCGCTGCTGCGCCTGCACGGCACGACCAGCCGCGAGCCGTGGGAGTTCCCGGCCGTCGAGGAGCACGCGGTGGCGGCGCTGCGGCTGCGCTACCGCCTCATGCCGTATCTCTACTCGGCGGCGGTGGAGGCCGCGCGGACCGGCGCGCCGATGATGCGCGCGCTGTGCGTGGACTACCCCGGCGATCCGGTGGCCTGGCAGGCCGACCTGGAGTACCTGCTCGGCCGTGACCTGCTGGTGGCACCCATGACGGCGCCGGAGGGGACGCGGCAGGTCTACCTGCCGCACGGCGAGTGGGTGGACTACTGGACCGGCGAGGTGCTCACCGGCTCCCGCTACGTCCGCGTCGCCAAGCCGCTGGAGCAGATCCCGATCTTCGTCCGCCACGGCGCGCTCATCCCGGTCACCACGCCGGGCGACACCGTCGGCACGCCGGACGAGATCACCCTTGTCGCCTTCGGGGGTGGCCACAGCCACACGCGCATCCACGACACCGATGGCGACACCGCGGTCGTGGCCACCCGGGACGGCGACACGCTGCACGTGGCCGTCACCGGGCCGAAACGGATCGCCGCGGTCGAGTTCGCCCCGGTAACGGGCGCGCCCGGCCGGGCCGTCATCAGTCAGGAGACATCATGA
- a CDS encoding MFS transporter — protein MATSPIAPSPVGIPRSRVRQLMAASVGNLVEWYDWYAYSFLTVFFAKQIFPATGNALVPLLSSFAIFAVGFFMRPLGGLLVGAFADRFGRKAAMTFTILLMGAGSLLLAITPTYAAAGVLAPIILTLARLIQGLSVGGEFAAATTFLVESAPPGRRGLFSSFQYVSTTLGQLLASGLAAVLAATLGTAAMDDYGWRIPFLVGALLSLVGLWIRRGAEETSTVAEDIRQGRAERPRMFEFLLHYPAKAAMIVGITVAGTVSYYTWTTFLPTYAQLSVKFDASESLTIGTISLVFFMVLQPLLGMLSDKIGRKPMLITFGLAFTLLPVPLLATLSNSFASLLFVQCLGMVFLGCFTSVSAAVNSELFPTRVRAAGAGFPYSLTVAIFGGTAPLIGTALKDAEMVHLFPWYVSVLALISTLVYVFALKETKDQPLA, from the coding sequence GTGGCGACCTCCCCCATCGCGCCGTCTCCCGTCGGCATCCCCCGCAGCCGTGTCCGCCAGCTCATGGCGGCCAGCGTCGGCAACCTGGTCGAGTGGTACGACTGGTATGCCTACAGCTTCCTCACGGTGTTCTTCGCCAAGCAGATCTTCCCCGCGACCGGCAACGCCCTCGTGCCCCTGCTCAGCTCGTTCGCCATCTTCGCGGTGGGCTTCTTCATGCGCCCCCTGGGCGGGCTGCTGGTGGGCGCCTTCGCCGACCGGTTCGGCCGCAAGGCCGCCATGACGTTCACCATCCTGCTCATGGGCGCCGGCTCGCTGCTGCTGGCCATCACGCCGACGTACGCGGCCGCCGGGGTGCTGGCGCCGATCATCCTCACGCTGGCCCGGCTCATCCAGGGCCTGTCGGTCGGCGGCGAGTTCGCCGCCGCGACCACGTTCCTGGTGGAGTCGGCCCCACCCGGCCGCCGCGGCCTGTTCTCCAGCTTCCAGTACGTCAGCACCACGCTCGGCCAGCTGCTCGCCTCCGGCCTGGCCGCGGTGCTGGCCGCGACGCTCGGCACGGCCGCCATGGACGACTACGGCTGGCGCATCCCGTTCCTGGTCGGCGCGCTGCTCAGCCTGGTGGGCCTGTGGATACGCAGGGGCGCCGAGGAGACCAGCACGGTCGCCGAGGACATCAGGCAGGGCCGCGCGGAGCGGCCGCGCATGTTCGAGTTCCTGCTCCACTACCCGGCCAAGGCCGCCATGATCGTCGGCATCACGGTGGCCGGCACGGTCTCCTACTACACCTGGACGACGTTCCTGCCCACCTACGCGCAGCTCAGCGTGAAGTTCGACGCGTCGGAGTCACTGACCATCGGCACCATCTCGCTGGTGTTCTTCATGGTGCTGCAGCCGCTGCTCGGCATGCTGTCCGACAAGATCGGCCGCAAGCCGATGCTGATCACGTTCGGGCTGGCCTTCACGCTGCTGCCGGTGCCGCTGCTCGCCACCCTGTCGAACTCGTTCGCCAGCCTGCTGTTCGTCCAGTGCCTCGGAATGGTCTTCCTCGGCTGCTTCACCTCGGTCTCGGCCGCGGTCAACTCCGAGCTGTTCCCGACCCGGGTGCGGGCCGCGGGTGCGGGCTTCCCGTACTCGCTGACCGTCGCGATCTTCGGGGGCACCGCGCCGCTCATCGGCACGGCGCTGAAGGACGCCGAGATGGTCCATCTGTTCCCGTGGTACGTCTCGGTGCTCGCGCTGATCTCGACCCTGGTCTACGTCTTCGCGCTGAAGGAGACCAAGGACCAGCCGCTGGCCTGA
- a CDS encoding beta-galactosidase codes for MYYGGDYNPEQWPREVWHEDVALMRRAGVNLVTVGVFSWARLEPSPGAHDFGWLDEVLDLLHAGGIRVNLATPTASPPPWFPAEARNVTADGVRLAHGSRDTYCVSSPYYRERSRDVAARLADRYGGHPALAMWHVHNEYGSWCHCEHTAAAFRAWLRGRHGTLEALNDAWTTAFWGQHYTAWEQIEPPRATQYLPNPAHALDFRRFLSDELLGHFREQKKILAPTGAPVTTNFVFGAWVPVNHRDWAREVDLVAIDHYPAADPPSETAFAADLARHWAGGEPWLLMEQAVLTYRDGRMLAKSPGEITRLSLSPVARGSQGAMFFQWRASRGGAELWHGGMVPHAGPDSAVFREACELGALLSRLRPAGPVRAEAAVLWDAESWWALQAPGLPSSEIDYLDAVRQAHRVLYRHGVTADLAHPSGDLSGYRTVLVPNLYLLSDDDAANLRRYAEGGGTLVVTYLSGVADPYGRVRTGGHPGALRDLLGISVEEFRPLEGPVTLSNGDTASVWSELVRLRGAEAVATYPDGSPAITRNGGAWYVSTRLTDDGYARLLGLPPHPAGLELVRRGDTVFAVNHGDRPCPVPPGHDLLTCTTLDTLPPGGFAVLDSQP; via the coding sequence ATGTACTACGGCGGCGACTACAACCCCGAGCAGTGGCCCCGCGAGGTGTGGCACGAGGACGTGGCGCTGATGCGCCGGGCCGGGGTCAACCTGGTGACCGTGGGCGTGTTCTCCTGGGCCCGCCTGGAGCCGTCGCCCGGCGCGCACGACTTCGGCTGGCTGGATGAGGTGCTCGACCTGCTGCACGCCGGCGGGATCCGGGTCAACCTGGCCACGCCGACGGCCTCTCCGCCGCCGTGGTTCCCGGCCGAGGCCCGCAACGTCACCGCCGACGGGGTCCGGCTGGCCCACGGCAGCCGCGACACGTACTGCGTCAGCTCGCCGTACTACCGGGAGCGGTCCCGCGACGTCGCCGCCCGGCTGGCGGACCGCTACGGCGGGCACCCGGCGCTGGCGATGTGGCACGTGCACAACGAGTACGGCTCCTGGTGCCACTGCGAGCACACCGCCGCCGCGTTCCGTGCCTGGCTGCGCGGGCGGCACGGCACCCTGGAAGCGCTGAACGACGCCTGGACGACCGCGTTCTGGGGCCAGCACTACACCGCCTGGGAGCAGATCGAGCCGCCGCGCGCCACCCAGTACCTGCCGAACCCCGCGCACGCCCTCGACTTCCGCCGCTTCCTGTCCGACGAGCTGCTCGGCCACTTCCGCGAGCAGAAGAAGATCCTCGCCCCGACGGGGGCGCCGGTCACCACGAACTTCGTCTTCGGCGCCTGGGTGCCGGTGAACCACCGCGACTGGGCCCGCGAGGTGGACCTGGTGGCCATCGACCACTACCCGGCCGCGGACCCGCCGTCGGAGACCGCCTTCGCCGCCGACCTGGCGCGGCACTGGGCGGGCGGGGAGCCGTGGCTGCTCATGGAGCAGGCGGTGCTGACCTACCGGGACGGCCGGATGCTGGCCAAGAGTCCCGGCGAGATCACCCGGCTCAGCCTGTCACCGGTCGCCCGCGGCTCGCAGGGGGCCATGTTCTTCCAGTGGCGCGCCTCACGCGGCGGCGCCGAGCTGTGGCACGGCGGCATGGTGCCGCACGCGGGCCCCGACTCGGCGGTCTTCCGCGAGGCGTGCGAGCTGGGGGCGCTGCTGTCGCGCCTGCGGCCCGCCGGCCCGGTCCGGGCGGAGGCCGCCGTGCTGTGGGACGCCGAGTCATGGTGGGCCCTGCAGGCGCCCGGCCTGCCCTCGTCCGAGATCGACTACCTCGACGCCGTCCGCCAGGCGCACCGGGTGCTCTACCGCCACGGCGTGACCGCCGACCTCGCCCACCCGTCCGGCGACCTGTCCGGCTACCGGACGGTGCTCGTGCCGAACCTCTACCTGCTCTCCGACGACGACGCAGCCAACCTGCGCCGCTACGCCGAGGGCGGCGGCACGCTCGTCGTCACCTACCTCAGCGGCGTCGCCGACCCGTACGGGCGGGTGCGCACCGGCGGCCACCCTGGAGCGCTGCGCGACCTGCTCGGCATCAGCGTGGAGGAGTTCAGGCCGCTGGAGGGTCCGGTGACGCTGTCGAACGGGGACACCGCGAGCGTCTGGAGCGAGCTGGTGCGGCTGCGCGGCGCCGAGGCGGTGGCCACCTACCCGGACGGCTCCCCCGCGATCACCCGGAACGGCGGCGCGTGGTACGTCTCCACCCGGCTCACCGACGACGGCTACGCCCGGCTGCTCGGCCTGCCCCCGCACCCGGCGGGGCTGGAACTGGTGCGGCGCGGCGACACGGTCTTCGCCGTCAACCACGGCGACCGGCCCTGCCCGGTCCCGCCCGGCCACGACCTGCTCACCTGCACGACGCTCGACACCCTGCCGCCGGGCGGCTTCGCGGTGCTCGACTCGCAGCCGTAG
- a CDS encoding Lrp/AsnC family transcriptional regulator, producing the protein MDVLDRRLVSALQVNPRAAWGEIARAVGEHERTVARRLQRLIADGAVRVTAIYDDLRSGHGRPVHLHVQVRPGTAADVAEALAGRPDTRSVYSLTGVADIGCELVSPSREALHDILTAQVAAIDGVQQTRTQVVLHTFRTVAEWHAPYLDEREIAELRPAPHDGSPEGAAPPDEEGLSPLEQEIADLLVADGRIAFTAIAERLGISLPTARRRAASLLERRLLLPRAEVEPALLGLEAEAQLWLKVRPQGLDRVGRTLSAHPHVRYCAATAGTHSLIVQVAVAHEAALYRFLTGVVGLYDEVTDIDVTLITRAHKRGHLRKSGLRTLERTP; encoded by the coding sequence GTGGACGTTCTCGACCGGCGGCTGGTCTCCGCTCTCCAGGTAAACCCGCGCGCCGCCTGGGGCGAGATCGCCCGGGCGGTGGGTGAGCACGAACGCACGGTCGCGCGCCGGCTGCAGCGCCTCATCGCCGACGGCGCCGTCCGCGTCACCGCGATCTACGACGACCTGCGCTCGGGCCACGGCCGGCCGGTCCACCTGCACGTCCAGGTCAGGCCCGGCACGGCCGCCGACGTCGCCGAGGCTCTGGCGGGCCGGCCGGACACCCGCTCGGTCTACTCGCTGACCGGAGTGGCCGACATCGGCTGCGAGCTGGTGTCACCGTCGCGGGAGGCGCTGCACGACATCCTGACGGCGCAGGTCGCCGCGATCGACGGCGTGCAGCAGACGCGGACCCAGGTGGTGCTGCACACCTTCCGCACCGTCGCCGAGTGGCACGCCCCCTACCTCGACGAGCGGGAGATCGCCGAGCTGCGCCCGGCCCCGCACGACGGCTCGCCGGAAGGCGCCGCGCCGCCCGACGAGGAGGGCCTGTCGCCCCTGGAGCAGGAGATCGCCGACCTGCTCGTCGCCGACGGCCGGATCGCCTTCACCGCCATCGCCGAACGCCTCGGCATCTCCCTGCCGACGGCCCGCAGGCGCGCCGCCTCCCTGCTCGAACGGCGCCTGCTGCTGCCGCGGGCCGAGGTCGAGCCCGCGCTGCTCGGCCTGGAGGCCGAGGCTCAGCTCTGGTTGAAGGTACGGCCGCAGGGACTCGACCGCGTGGGCCGTACGCTGTCGGCGCATCCCCACGTCCGCTACTGTGCCGCGACGGCGGGCACCCACTCCCTGATCGTCCAGGTGGCGGTGGCCCACGAGGCGGCCCTCTACCGTTTCCTGACGGGTGTCGTCGGCCTGTACGACGAGGTCACCGACATCGACGTCACGCTCATCACCCGCGCCCACAAGCGCGGCCACCTCCGCAAGTCCGGCCTCCGCACCCTGGAAAGGACACCATGA
- a CDS encoding ABC transporter substrate-binding protein has protein sequence MRKSRSAVRLAAVLTAGALALAACGSGGDDKPAASGEPRVLKLWHYESADSAMGKAWAEAIKKFEASHPGVTVKFEEKGFEQIQKTASMVLNSDEAPDIMEYNKGNATAGLLSKQGLLADLTEEATKRGWDKLLPGGLQVTAKYDERGVMGSGAWYGVPNYGEFVMVYYNKDLFDKHGVKVPTTFDELTAALDTFVKAEVTPIASAGAEYPAQQIFYQLALTKAQRPWVNALQSYQGKVDFRGPEFGYAAQTMADWVKKGYIAKDSGGLKAEDMGVAFMKGEYPIMISGSWWYGRLASEIKNFEWGHFLFPGATLSPGSSGNLWVVPEKSRNKDLAHDFIDITMSKDIQNLLGNSGGVPVAADPAAITDAKSKELIESFNKLTSADGLAFYPDWPAPGYYDVLVAGVQNLVNGSKTPDQVLDEIAGPYEDNLADIGG, from the coding sequence ATGAGGAAGTCGAGGAGCGCCGTCAGGCTGGCCGCCGTGCTGACCGCCGGGGCGCTGGCGCTGGCGGCCTGCGGGTCCGGCGGGGACGACAAGCCCGCCGCGAGCGGCGAGCCGCGCGTGCTCAAGCTGTGGCACTACGAGAGCGCCGACAGCGCCATGGGCAAGGCGTGGGCCGAGGCGATCAAGAAGTTCGAGGCGAGTCACCCCGGTGTGACGGTGAAGTTCGAGGAGAAGGGCTTCGAGCAGATCCAGAAGACCGCGAGCATGGTGCTCAACTCCGACGAGGCGCCCGACATCATGGAGTACAACAAGGGCAACGCCACCGCCGGCCTGCTGTCCAAGCAGGGACTGCTCGCCGACCTGACCGAGGAGGCGACCAAGCGCGGCTGGGACAAGCTGCTGCCCGGCGGCCTCCAGGTCACCGCCAAGTACGACGAGCGGGGCGTCATGGGCTCCGGCGCGTGGTACGGCGTGCCCAACTACGGCGAGTTCGTGATGGTCTATTACAACAAGGACCTCTTCGACAAGCACGGCGTCAAGGTGCCCACCACGTTCGACGAGCTGACCGCCGCCCTGGACACCTTCGTCAAGGCCGAGGTGACGCCCATCGCCTCCGCCGGCGCCGAGTACCCGGCCCAGCAGATCTTCTACCAGCTCGCGCTGACCAAGGCGCAGCGGCCGTGGGTGAACGCCCTGCAGTCCTACCAGGGCAAGGTCGACTTCCGCGGCCCCGAGTTCGGCTACGCCGCGCAGACCATGGCCGACTGGGTGAAGAAGGGCTACATCGCCAAGGACTCCGGCGGCCTCAAGGCCGAGGACATGGGAGTGGCGTTCATGAAGGGCGAGTACCCCATCATGATCAGCGGTAGCTGGTGGTACGGCCGGCTCGCCTCCGAGATCAAGAACTTCGAGTGGGGCCACTTCCTGTTCCCCGGCGCCACCCTGTCGCCCGGGTCCAGCGGCAACCTCTGGGTCGTCCCCGAGAAGTCCCGGAACAAGGACCTCGCCCACGACTTCATCGACATCACGATGAGCAAGGACATCCAGAACCTGCTCGGCAACTCCGGCGGCGTGCCGGTGGCCGCCGACCCGGCCGCCATCACCGACGCCAAGAGCAAGGAGCTCATCGAGAGCTTCAACAAGCTCACCTCCGCGGACGGGCTGGCGTTCTACCCCGACTGGCCCGCCCCCGGCTACTACGACGTGCTCGTCGCCGGCGTGCAGAACCTCGTCAACGGCAGCAAGACCCCCGACCAGGTCCTGGACGAGATCGCGGGGCCGTACGAGGACAACCTCGCCGACATCGGCGGTTAG
- a CDS encoding gamma-glutamylcyclotransferase — protein sequence MPVYAAYGSNMDPEQMAMRAPHSPMRGVGWLQGWRLTFGGEDLGWEGALATIVEDPDEHVFVVLYDVPEWDEASLDQWEGAARGLHHKVRLRVQTLDGEQVAWFYVLDGYEGGLPSARYLGILADAAERAGAPDDYVKSLRGRPCKSLGG from the coding sequence GTGCCTGTTTACGCCGCCTACGGCAGCAACATGGACCCGGAGCAGATGGCCATGCGCGCCCCGCACTCTCCGATGCGAGGTGTGGGCTGGTTGCAGGGCTGGCGCCTGACCTTCGGCGGTGAGGACCTGGGCTGGGAAGGCGCCCTGGCCACCATCGTCGAGGACCCCGACGAGCACGTCTTCGTCGTCCTCTACGACGTGCCCGAGTGGGACGAGGCGTCCCTCGACCAGTGGGAGGGCGCCGCCCGCGGCCTCCACCACAAGGTGCGGCTGCGCGTGCAGACGCTCGACGGCGAGCAGGTGGCCTGGTTCTACGTGCTCGACGGCTACGAGGGCGGCCTGCCCTCCGCCCGCTACCTCGGCATCCTGGCCGACGCGGCGGAGCGGGCGGGCGCCCCCGACGACTACGTCAAGAGCCTGCGGGGACGCCCCTGCAAGTCGCTCGGCGGCTGA